The genomic DNA GCGAAGCATTTCCCTGGCCACGGCGACACCGCCACCGACTCCCACGTCGGCCTGCCGGTCATCGACCACACCCGTGCCGAGCTCGACGAGATCGACCTGCCGCCGTTCTGCGCCGCGATTCAGGAGGGCGTCGACGCGATCATGACCGCGCACATCGTGGTGCCCGAGCTCGACGACTCCGGGCGCCCGGCCACGCTCTCCGCGCCGATCCTGACGGGACTGCTGCGCGAGGAGCTGGGCTACGAGGGCGTGATCGTCACCGACTCGCTGGCCATGGACGGCGTGCGCACCCTGTTCGAGGACGACCGGGTGCCGGTCGAGGCGATCCTCGCCGGCGCCGATCAGATGCTCATGCCCCCGGATCTCGCCGTCGCGATCGGCGGGGTGCGCGAGGCGGTGGCCGCCGGCGAGATCACCGAGGAGCGTCTGGACGCCTCGGTGCGCCGCATCCTCGCCCAGAAGCTGCGCCGGGGCCTGTTCGAGGACGCGAGCGTCGATCCCCGGCGCGCCCTCGAGCGGGTCGGGACGAAGCACTCACGCCGCGCCGCGCAGAAGATCGCCGACGACTCGATCACCCTGCTCACCGACCAGGACACCCTGCCGCTGGCCCGCGGCACCTCGGTGCTGGTCACCGGGGAGGCGACGGAGGGGCGGCTGGAGACCGCGGCGGAGGCGCTCTCCGAGCAGGGCCTGGAGGCGACCACCCTCGCCGGTGCCACCGCCGTGCAGGCGGCCGCGGCGGCGCAGGACGTCGAGGCGGCGCTGGTGTTCACCTCGTCCACGAGCTTCGAGACGCCGGCCGCGCAGGTGGAGCTGGTCGCGGCGCTCGTCGCCACCGGCACCCCGGTCCTCCATGCCTCGCTGCACAACCCTTACGACGTCGTGCACGTCGGCGACGTCGCCGCCTCCTTGGCCGCCTACGGCGACTCCGCGTGCTCCCTGCGCGCCGTGGCGGGCGCGGTCGCGGGCTCCGTGCACACCACCGGCAGGCTCCCGGTCCCGA from Brachybacterium sacelli includes the following:
- a CDS encoding glycoside hydrolase family 3 protein, which produces MNSTNTPSAGLTRRGLGALAMASGAVALPAAAHATGGGKHEGRIEELLAGMSLAQKIGQLFVAVGYGASADAPHSSNTTSAGVDTIAEIVRTHHVGGLIYFSWSDNLQDVQQVAALSNDAQAAARASGGIPLVISTDEERGDITRLPAPATPLPGAMALGATGSRHHARTAGGIVGSELRTCGIDQAFAPVADVNIEARNPVIGVRSPGAEPEAVSRLVAAQIAGLQREDCSAAAKHFPGHGDTATDSHVGLPVIDHTRAELDEIDLPPFCAAIQEGVDAIMTAHIVVPELDDSGRPATLSAPILTGLLREELGYEGVIVTDSLAMDGVRTLFEDDRVPVEAILAGADQMLMPPDLAVAIGGVREAVAAGEITEERLDASVRRILAQKLRRGLFEDASVDPRRALERVGTKHSRRAAQKIADDSITLLTDQDTLPLARGTSVLVTGEATEGRLETAAEALSEQGLEATTLAGATAVQAAAAAQDVEAALVFTSSTSFETPAAQVELVAALVATGTPVLHASLHNPYDVVHVGDVAASLAAYGDSACSLRAVAGAVAGSVHTTGRLPVPIPTADGTGEAFPLGHGLR